From a region of the Mytilus galloprovincialis chromosome 3, xbMytGall1.hap1.1, whole genome shotgun sequence genome:
- the LOC143068042 gene encoding calmodulin-alpha-like → MADQLTEEQIAEFKEAFSLFDKDGDGTITTKELGTVMRSLGQNPTEAELQDMINEVDADGNGTIDFPEFLTMMAKKMKDSDSEDELKEAFKVFDKDGNGFISAAELRHVMTNLGEKLTDEEVDEMIREADTDGDGQVNYEEFVHMMTSK, encoded by the exons ATG GCCGACCAACTGACAGAAGAACAAATTGCAG AGTTTAAAGAGGCTTTCAGTCTGTTCGACAAAGATGGTGACGGTACCATTACCACAAAAGAACTTGGAACTGTTATGAGATCTCTCGGACAAAATCCTACAGAGGCTGAACTACAGGACATGATTAATGAAGTAGACGCTGATG GAAATGGCACAATAGATTTCCCAGAGTTCCTAACAATGATGGCAAAGAAAATGAAAGATAGCGATTCAGAAGATGAATTAAAAGAGGCatttaaagtttttgataaaGATGGCAATGGATTTATAAGTGCAGCTGAACTCCGCCATGTTATGACAAATCTCGGAGAAAAATTAACTGATGAAGAAGTTGATGAAATGATCAGAGAGGCTGATACAGATGGCGATGGTCAAGTTAATTATGAAG AATTCGTCCATATGATGACATCAAAGTAG